One segment of Triticum aestivum cultivar Chinese Spring chromosome 2A, IWGSC CS RefSeq v2.1, whole genome shotgun sequence DNA contains the following:
- the LOC123185348 gene encoding protein C2-DOMAIN ABA-RELATED 4, with the protein MDGLVGLLKVRVVRGINLAYRDARGSDPYVVLRLGKQKLKTSVKRRSVNPIWHEELTLSITNPNAPIKLAVFDKDTFSKDDPMGNAEIEVLPFTEVLELDTEGIRNGTVVRLVAPSSGNCLAEESRVCWKNGKFVQDMILRLRDVESGEIMLKLEWVNMKK; encoded by the exons ATGGATGGTTTGGTTGGGCTGTTGAAGGTGCGCGTGGTGCGTGGGATCAACCTTGCCTACCGCGACGCAAGAGGCAGTGATCCATATGTTGTCCTTCGCCTCGGCAAGCAG AAACTGAAGACCAGCGTGAAGAGGCGATCTGTGAACCCTATCTGGCATGAGGAGCTAACTCTGTCAATCACGAACCCGAATGCACCAATCAAGCTT GCGGTGTTTGACAAGGACACCTTCAGCAAGGACGACCCAATGGGGAACGCGGAGATCGAGGTGCTGCCCTTTACGGAGGTCCTGGAACTGGACACCGAGGGCATCCGCAACGGCACCGTGGTGCGGTTGGTCGCGCCGAGCAGCGGGAACTGCCTCGCCGAGGAGAGCCGCGTGTGCTGGAAGAACGGCAAGTTCGTCCAGGACATGATCCTGCGCCTCAGGGACGTCGAGAGCGGGGAAATAATGCTGAAGCTGGAGTGGGTCAATATGAAGAAGTGA